A single Sutterella megalosphaeroides DNA region contains:
- the apbC gene encoding iron-sulfur cluster carrier protein ApbC, with protein MTATKTQFEAALAALVDPVTGTDYVTSKMLKSLTVDDEGNVEASIELGYPARRRAQAVGERVGEALKAAGAAGVTVNVTQNIIAHKVQGTLRVMPGVKNIIAVSSGKGGVGKSTVSANLALALAYEGATVGVLDADIYGPSQPTMLGAHGTPVSTDGKTMEPMEAHGLQINSIGFMVGEDEPMIWRGPLAAGALQQMLTQTNWHDLDYLVIDMPPGTGDIQLTLSQSVPITGAVVVTTPQDIALIDAKKGLRMFEKVNVPILGVVENMSVFICPKCGEVEHIFGEGGADRMSADYGVPVLGKLPLSAKIREQADGGCPTVAAEPESKAGEMYRDMAMKVAGAVARLGKDYTAKMPTISVTQK; from the coding sequence ATGACTGCAACGAAAACCCAATTCGAAGCCGCGCTCGCGGCGCTCGTCGATCCCGTGACCGGGACCGATTACGTCACCTCGAAGATGTTGAAGAGCCTCACGGTCGACGACGAAGGCAACGTCGAAGCCTCGATCGAGCTCGGCTATCCGGCCCGTCGCCGCGCGCAGGCGGTCGGCGAACGCGTGGGCGAAGCGCTCAAGGCCGCGGGTGCGGCCGGCGTCACCGTGAACGTCACGCAGAACATCATCGCGCACAAGGTGCAGGGGACGCTTCGCGTCATGCCGGGCGTGAAGAACATCATCGCCGTGAGTTCCGGCAAGGGCGGGGTCGGGAAGTCTACCGTGTCCGCCAACCTCGCGCTCGCGCTCGCCTACGAGGGTGCCACGGTCGGCGTTCTCGACGCGGACATTTACGGCCCCTCGCAGCCGACGATGCTCGGCGCGCACGGCACGCCCGTGAGCACCGATGGCAAGACGATGGAGCCCATGGAGGCGCACGGCCTTCAGATCAATTCGATCGGCTTCATGGTCGGCGAAGACGAGCCGATGATCTGGCGCGGTCCGCTCGCTGCGGGCGCCCTGCAGCAGATGCTCACCCAGACGAACTGGCACGACCTCGACTACCTCGTGATCGACATGCCCCCGGGGACGGGCGACATTCAGCTCACGCTCTCGCAGTCCGTGCCCATCACGGGCGCCGTCGTCGTGACGACGCCTCAGGACATCGCGCTCATCGACGCGAAGAAGGGCCTGCGCATGTTCGAAAAGGTGAACGTGCCCATCCTCGGCGTCGTGGAAAACATGTCGGTCTTCATCTGCCCCAAGTGCGGCGAAGTCGAACACATCTTCGGCGAAGGCGGCGCGGACCGGATGAGCGCCGACTACGGCGTGCCCGTCCTCGGGAAGCTTCCGCTTTCCGCGAAGATCCGCGAACAGGCCGACGGCGGCTGCCCGACGGTGGCGGCCGAACCCGAATCGAAGGCCGGTGAAATGTACCGCGACATGGCGATGAAGGTCGCGGGCGCGGTGGCGCGTCTCGGCAAGGACTACACGGCGAAGATGCCCACCATCTCGGTGACGCAGAAGTAA